The Nitrospirales bacterium genome includes a window with the following:
- a CDS encoding formylglycine-generating enzyme family protein: MPIFFFTILITFFPVGLFPSWNGLVGPSSLALSEEHETQSDMVLLPAGVFEMGTANPQSGADERPRHMVSLNAFYLDKYEVTNREFRKFVTRHKFKTSAEKLGKAWVYVEDEQWTEEAGAWWKKPEGRQSVFATRRGSHPVVMISWDDAKAYCEGVGKRLPTEAEWEYASRAGSSTNAWLATTDSRSTIVGNVADISHKNEFPNRPWPILEGYNDHWVRTAPVGSFEANAWGLHDMIGNAWEWVADWYSEDYYSRSPRKNPNGPPEGHFKVLRGGSWATSPEFVGTGVRIFNLRTSRNAAHGVRCAKDLE; this comes from the coding sequence ATGCCTATTTTCTTTTTCACTATTCTTATAACTTTTTTCCCGGTTGGCCTTTTTCCTTCATGGAATGGCTTGGTTGGTCCCTCTAGCCTGGCCCTATCTGAGGAGCACGAAACCCAGAGCGATATGGTCTTGCTTCCGGCCGGAGTGTTTGAAATGGGGACTGCTAATCCACAATCGGGTGCTGACGAACGTCCCCGGCATATGGTTTCGCTGAACGCGTTTTATTTGGATAAGTATGAAGTCACCAATCGGGAATTCCGAAAATTCGTGACACGACACAAGTTCAAAACTTCCGCAGAGAAACTAGGAAAGGCCTGGGTGTATGTGGAGGATGAGCAATGGACAGAAGAAGCCGGGGCATGGTGGAAAAAGCCTGAGGGAAGGCAAAGTGTGTTTGCCACCAGACGGGGGAGTCATCCCGTCGTAATGATTTCATGGGATGACGCCAAAGCCTATTGTGAAGGAGTAGGAAAACGTTTGCCGACTGAGGCGGAATGGGAATATGCCTCAAGAGCTGGTTCCTCAACCAATGCCTGGTTGGCCACGACAGATTCGAGATCAACAATAGTCGGGAATGTCGCCGACATTTCCCACAAGAACGAATTTCCTAATAGACCATGGCCAATTCTTGAGGGCTACAATGACCATTGGGTCAGGACGGCTCCAGTCGGTTCTTTTGAAGCGAATGCCTGGGGATTGCATGACATGATCGGGAACGCGTGGGAATGGGTCGCTGATTGGTATTCAGAAGATTATTACTCGCGCAGTCCCAGGAAGAATCCCAATGGCCCTCCTGAAGGACATTTTAAGGTACTACGGGGAGGTTCCTGGGCGACATCTCCAGAGTTTGTCGGCACTGGCGTTCGTATCTTTAACTTACGCACTTCCCGTAATGCGGCACATGGCGTGCGGTGTGCGAAAGATTTGGAATAG
- a CDS encoding ABC transporter ATP-binding protein produces MSTASVENGSSRLVRARGLCKGFGEGEARISVLKGVDVDVVPGEILLLVGPSGSGKTTLLSVIAGILDADEGELSILDESITELSANAKTRFRRDYLSFVFQQFNLLPALTAVENAAVPLFIRGIPKKDALENAEEVLAQLGMGERVHSLPSKLSGGEQQRVAIARALVGNPRLLLCDEPTASLDGETGHKVVEQLRRIGKRPDRAVVIVTHDSRIFEFGDRIVHMEDGRIHQVQYVNGGDTS; encoded by the coding sequence ATGTCCACGGCGAGCGTAGAAAACGGTTCATCACGTCTTGTGCGAGCACGAGGTCTCTGCAAAGGGTTTGGCGAGGGCGAAGCGCGGATCTCTGTCTTAAAAGGGGTAGACGTCGATGTGGTGCCTGGAGAAATCCTGTTATTGGTCGGGCCGTCGGGGAGTGGAAAAACGACTCTTCTATCCGTCATCGCGGGAATTTTAGATGCTGATGAGGGAGAGCTTTCTATTCTCGACGAATCCATCACGGAGCTTTCCGCGAACGCGAAAACGCGATTTCGTCGTGACTATCTCAGTTTCGTGTTTCAACAATTCAACTTATTGCCAGCGCTCACGGCTGTGGAGAATGCCGCCGTCCCTCTTTTTATCCGGGGGATTCCTAAGAAGGACGCGTTAGAGAACGCGGAAGAAGTATTGGCTCAACTTGGCATGGGCGAGCGCGTTCATTCGCTACCATCCAAATTATCAGGCGGAGAACAGCAGCGGGTTGCGATTGCCCGCGCCCTTGTCGGGAACCCGCGTTTACTGCTGTGCGATGAACCGACTGCCAGCCTCGATGGCGAGACCGGTCATAAAGTGGTCGAGCAGCTCCGGCGTATCGGAAAGCGCCCGGACCGCGCCGTCGTGATTGTCACGCATGATTCACGAATTTTCGAGTTTGGGGATCGTATTGTCCATATGGAAGATGGAAGAATTCATCAAGTGCAATACGTGAATGGCGGAGATACGTCATGA
- a CDS encoding TetR/AcrR family transcriptional regulator, whose product MDQRTKRKLREVEARRAEILCAAERLFSKHGFFKTNMAEIANAAQFAMGTVYKIFESKEEIYISLMESKVEELMRLIHERIARAETTVEKIRGIIQVKLAFADCNRDFFRIYVSEWGGFEWTVKSAFGDRVWRCYLAQITLVADLVREGIRKGEFQRVDPESASLAFHGMLNATIYVWILQVSPQESLASKGQLLGNLFLNGIENPVKET is encoded by the coding sequence ATGGACCAACGTACCAAGCGGAAACTGCGGGAGGTTGAGGCGCGGAGAGCCGAAATTCTGTGCGCAGCCGAGCGTCTTTTTTCGAAGCACGGATTTTTTAAGACGAATATGGCGGAAATCGCCAATGCGGCACAATTCGCGATGGGAACAGTCTATAAGATCTTTGAGAGTAAAGAAGAGATTTATATTTCCCTCATGGAGTCGAAGGTTGAAGAACTCATGCGGTTGATCCATGAACGAATCGCACGAGCGGAGACGACGGTAGAGAAAATTCGTGGCATAATCCAAGTAAAGCTCGCGTTTGCCGACTGCAATCGAGACTTTTTTCGCATTTATGTCTCGGAATGGGGTGGGTTTGAATGGACCGTGAAGAGCGCGTTCGGGGATCGGGTTTGGAGGTGTTACCTTGCGCAAATTACGCTGGTGGCGGATCTCGTTCGCGAAGGGATTCGCAAGGGTGAGTTCCAGCGTGTTGACCCAGAGTCGGCCTCACTGGCCTTTCACGGGATGTTAAATGCCACGATATACGTCTGGATTCTTCAAGTAAGCCCCCAGGAGTCGCTTGCCAGTAAGGGCCAACTGTTGGGGAATTTATTTCTCAACGGGATTGAAAATCCTGTCAAGGAAACGTGA
- a CDS encoding efflux RND transporter permease subunit, which translates to MPLVRFAIQNPVTTTVGVLLVVLFGLVALYELPVQLTPDVTKTEITVDTRWQGASPNEVEREIVDEQEEQLKGVEGLEKMFSESSNGNGKVILRFPAGTNIDSSLLRVSNRLNQVKEYPIEVDEPVISSTDTAGSAIGWFIFEPLSDNPVNIDTMRDFAEDLIKARFERVPGVAASNVYGGREREIQVVVDPNKLAARSLTMLQLAQALDEENRDFSAGDFDEGKRTYVVRTVGEYQSPEHIENVIITRRAGIPIYVRDVASVKLGYKDAEGIVRQSGRPCIAVNALGETGANVLETMVGLREAVQALNEEILNPRGFTLYQVYDETDYIYSSLSLVQQNLIVGSLLAIAILYLFLRTGSTTLVIGLAIPISIMGTFIALWMLGRNLNVISLAGMTFAAGMLVDNSIVVLENVYRHREMGKTLFQAAYDGTVEVWGAVLASTLTTIAVFIPIVFLKEQAGELFQDIAIAISAGVGLSLLVSMTVIPSLSARILSTAKKAGEERTSSSVRGRTSRIFEVIDSGISRMGISSDRFADLIHWICVQQSRRVFTVVVLTSLAIGLTVLLFPKAEYLPNGNRNLVMGILLPPAGYNTDEFVRVGQAVEGVLRPYWEAKPGSPEEAALDGPSVRNFFFVARGRMVFMGGRTNQDELAAELIPVFRRATADLPGVFGIITQRSLFQRGLGEGRNIDIEITGPELETLIALGGQIFGMTNQLLPDAQIRPKPSLDLGSPEIHVTLKRDRAADVQMTNREVGFTVNALVDGAKASDYQFEGDEIDLTVRGEDQYSSRTQDLETIPIFTKGGKLTTLGAIADVNLVSGPEQINHIERERSIVIQVIPDSEMPLETAMNLIQKKVITPLQQSGQVGRLYHIHLSGTADDLTKTYEALKWNLLMALIITYLLMAALFESFLYPFIIIFSVPLAAAGGFMGLSLVNLFVIYQPLDVLTMLGFIILIGVVVNNAILVVHQALNFMKPRNEEHALSSETHPAQGLSVQDAIRESVRSRVRPIMMSVLTTTFGLLPLVLSSGAGSELYRGIGSVVLGGLIMSTAFTLFVVPALFSIVIEFKQQRQHRVVAPPVVADVKL; encoded by the coding sequence ATGCCGCTCGTTCGATTTGCGATTCAGAATCCGGTGACCACGACGGTAGGGGTACTTCTTGTGGTGCTGTTTGGTCTTGTGGCGCTCTACGAATTACCCGTGCAACTGACTCCCGATGTGACGAAGACCGAAATAACGGTCGATACCCGGTGGCAAGGGGCCAGCCCGAATGAGGTCGAACGCGAAATCGTCGATGAACAAGAAGAGCAACTCAAAGGTGTCGAGGGGCTCGAAAAAATGTTTTCGGAGAGTTCGAACGGGAATGGGAAAGTGATTTTACGCTTTCCCGCCGGAACCAACATCGATAGTTCTCTTCTGCGCGTGTCGAATCGATTGAATCAAGTGAAGGAATATCCGATCGAAGTTGATGAGCCGGTCATTAGCAGCACGGATACCGCAGGTTCGGCTATTGGCTGGTTCATATTTGAGCCGTTATCGGATAATCCCGTCAACATCGATACGATGCGGGATTTTGCGGAAGACCTGATTAAAGCGCGGTTCGAACGGGTGCCTGGAGTGGCCGCTTCGAATGTGTACGGCGGCCGGGAGCGGGAAATTCAAGTCGTCGTGGACCCGAATAAATTGGCGGCACGTTCCTTGACGATGCTGCAACTGGCCCAAGCCCTCGATGAAGAAAATCGGGATTTTAGCGCTGGTGATTTTGACGAAGGTAAGCGAACCTATGTCGTTCGTACGGTCGGGGAATATCAGAGTCCTGAACATATTGAAAATGTCATCATCACCCGCCGAGCCGGGATACCTATCTATGTCCGGGACGTGGCCTCGGTCAAATTGGGGTATAAAGATGCCGAGGGCATTGTGAGACAGTCAGGACGTCCCTGCATTGCGGTCAATGCGCTGGGAGAAACGGGAGCGAATGTCTTGGAAACCATGGTGGGACTTCGTGAGGCAGTACAAGCCTTGAACGAAGAAATTTTGAATCCACGAGGGTTCACACTCTATCAGGTTTATGATGAAACCGATTATATCTACAGTTCACTCTCCCTCGTTCAGCAAAATTTGATCGTGGGTAGCCTCCTGGCGATTGCCATCCTGTATTTGTTCCTCCGCACGGGCAGCACGACGTTGGTGATCGGGTTAGCGATACCCATCAGCATTATGGGAACGTTTATCGCGCTCTGGATGCTCGGTCGAAACCTCAATGTCATCAGTTTGGCCGGGATGACGTTTGCTGCGGGGATGTTGGTCGATAACTCGATCGTCGTGTTGGAGAACGTGTATCGCCACCGCGAAATGGGAAAGACGCTGTTTCAAGCCGCCTATGACGGGACGGTCGAAGTCTGGGGCGCCGTACTGGCAAGCACGCTCACCACGATCGCCGTGTTTATCCCCATCGTATTCCTCAAGGAGCAGGCGGGCGAGTTGTTTCAGGATATCGCTATTGCGATCAGTGCTGGTGTGGGGTTGAGTTTGCTGGTATCCATGACGGTGATCCCGAGTCTGTCTGCCAGGATTCTGAGCACGGCGAAGAAGGCCGGAGAGGAACGCACGTCATCGTCCGTTCGAGGCAGAACGAGCCGGATCTTCGAAGTGATTGATTCGGGTATCTCACGAATGGGAATCAGTTCTGATCGATTTGCTGATTTGATTCATTGGATCTGTGTCCAACAAAGTCGTCGAGTCTTCACGGTGGTGGTCCTCACGAGTTTGGCGATTGGCTTAACGGTGCTTCTTTTCCCCAAAGCTGAATATTTGCCGAATGGCAATCGCAATTTGGTGATGGGCATTCTGCTTCCGCCTGCCGGGTATAATACCGATGAATTTGTGAGAGTAGGACAGGCCGTTGAAGGCGTGTTGAGGCCTTACTGGGAAGCCAAGCCGGGTTCGCCTGAAGAGGCTGCGCTTGATGGCCCGAGTGTTCGAAACTTCTTTTTTGTCGCGAGAGGACGGATGGTGTTCATGGGGGGACGGACCAATCAGGATGAGCTGGCAGCAGAGCTCATCCCGGTCTTTCGCCGGGCCACGGCGGACTTGCCCGGCGTGTTTGGCATTATTACGCAGCGAAGCTTATTCCAGCGTGGTCTTGGTGAAGGTCGTAACATCGACATTGAGATTACTGGCCCTGAACTCGAAACGTTAATTGCTTTGGGCGGGCAGATTTTTGGCATGACGAATCAGCTTCTTCCTGATGCGCAGATACGGCCAAAGCCGAGTCTCGATCTCGGAAGTCCGGAAATCCATGTCACGCTTAAACGGGATCGCGCAGCCGATGTGCAAATGACGAATCGCGAAGTCGGGTTTACGGTCAATGCGCTGGTGGATGGGGCCAAGGCGAGCGACTACCAATTTGAGGGCGATGAAATCGACTTGACGGTCAGAGGAGAAGACCAATATTCGAGCCGTACGCAGGACCTTGAGACTATCCCAATCTTCACCAAAGGCGGAAAATTGACGACGCTTGGCGCGATTGCTGACGTGAATCTCGTTTCAGGGCCTGAACAGATCAATCATATCGAACGAGAACGATCGATCGTGATTCAAGTTATTCCAGACTCGGAGATGCCACTGGAAACGGCCATGAATCTGATTCAAAAGAAAGTCATCACTCCACTGCAACAGAGCGGCCAGGTTGGTCGGCTTTATCATATTCATTTGTCGGGCACAGCGGACGATCTGACAAAAACGTATGAGGCTCTGAAGTGGAACCTGCTCATGGCCTTAATTATCACTTACCTGCTTATGGCTGCCTTATTTGAGAGCTTTCTCTATCCGTTTATCATCATCTTTAGCGTACCGTTGGCAGCGGCCGGCGGTTTTATGGGATTATCCTTAGTGAACCTCTTCGTGATCTATCAGCCCTTAGATGTGCTGACCATGCTTGGATTCATCATTCTTATCGGAGTCGTCGTCAATAACGCGATTCTGGTCGTTCATCAAGCGTTAAATTTTATGAAGCCTCGAAACGAGGAGCATGCTTTGTCTTCAGAGACACATCCAGCCCAGGGTCTGTCAGTCCAAGATGCCATTCGAGAATCGGTGCGTTCTCGCGTACGGCCGATCATGATGAGTGTGTTGACGACAACGTTCGGGTTGCTTCCTCTTGTCTTGTCTTCTGGAGCGGGGTCAGAGCTGTATCGTGGTATCGGGAGCGTGGTGCTCGGTGGATTGATCATGTCGACGGCATTTACGTTGTTTGTCGTGCCTGCATTGTTTAGTATCGTCATCGAGTTCAAGCAGCAACGGCAACATCGAGTGGTCGCACCACCAGTCGTTGCAGATGTCAAGCTCTAA
- a CDS encoding DUF502 domain-containing protein — protein sequence MKWDRPAFWKNITMNDLARNFFEGLLILVPLVVTISVAFFVFETIDGWLNIPIPGVGFVVTVSLIVLTGRFASNVFVQKVFDFVERVLTKAPFIKLLYMSIKDLIAAFMGEKKRFDQPVIVTLMPDGHAEAVGFVTRSNMEFLGLLDHVAVYFPQSYNFAGNLLVFPKDQVRPLDADSSDVMAFIVSGGVSGGPQMEGLSSL from the coding sequence ATGAAATGGGATAGACCAGCGTTTTGGAAAAACATCACGATGAACGATTTAGCCAGGAACTTTTTTGAAGGACTGCTCATTTTGGTCCCATTAGTCGTGACCATCTCAGTCGCCTTCTTTGTGTTCGAGACGATCGACGGGTGGTTGAATATCCCTATTCCGGGAGTAGGATTCGTGGTGACGGTCAGTCTCATCGTGTTGACGGGACGATTCGCTTCCAATGTGTTTGTCCAGAAAGTCTTTGACTTTGTCGAACGTGTGCTCACGAAAGCGCCATTCATCAAATTGCTCTATATGTCTATCAAGGACTTGATTGCCGCATTTATGGGTGAAAAAAAACGGTTTGATCAACCCGTGATCGTCACGTTAATGCCTGATGGTCATGCGGAGGCCGTGGGCTTTGTCACCAGGAGCAATATGGAATTTTTAGGGTTGCTCGATCATGTAGCCGTGTACTTTCCGCAATCGTATAACTTTGCGGGCAATCTACTGGTTTTTCCCAAGGACCAAGTCCGGCCCCTGGATGCCGATAGTTCAGATGTCATGGCGTTCATCGTGTCAGGTGGAGTCTCTGGAGGACCACAAATGGAGGGGCTCTCTTCACTGTGA
- a CDS encoding efflux RND transporter periplasmic adaptor subunit: MNALIKNISQWLLLAMFATHVAACSEQQAAAPPQGRPPSPVRVVPVVTQEVQRSVNLVGTVEPWRRSVVASEIGGLVHAFPVEEGMFVKRGQILARLRTDALDIRLDSAEASHREAFTRYRQATKDLKRIKVLFEKELVTQKEYDDAITEEAALRQRLVQLKTEIHQVRDQLKKSRIVAPFDGWITQEFTEVGQWVAAGGQVVEIVDLSRVQVEVPLPERYVKDVRVNDPVTAVFDGLPGLRMAGRVFSVVAQADRSARTFPIKVEIPNPGLKMKSGMVSRVTLKVGAPFQAVVVPKDALVLRGGTEFVFVVHEGTVSQVPVKPELHMDEGVQVVGEIHEGMTVVVEGNERLRPGQPVRILETQG; the protein is encoded by the coding sequence TTGAACGCTTTGATTAAGAATATTTCCCAGTGGCTCCTCCTCGCTATGTTCGCGACACATGTCGCAGCTTGTAGTGAACAGCAGGCTGCCGCGCCACCTCAAGGACGTCCACCTTCACCTGTTCGTGTCGTGCCTGTTGTCACACAAGAGGTGCAACGATCCGTGAATCTCGTGGGCACGGTCGAGCCTTGGCGCCGAAGCGTCGTGGCCAGCGAAATTGGCGGACTGGTTCATGCCTTTCCTGTGGAGGAAGGCATGTTCGTGAAGCGTGGCCAAATCCTCGCCCGTCTTCGGACGGATGCGCTGGATATTCGGCTGGACTCGGCAGAAGCTTCACATCGTGAAGCGTTCACGCGTTATCGGCAGGCCACGAAAGACTTGAAACGTATCAAGGTACTGTTCGAAAAAGAATTAGTGACCCAAAAAGAATATGACGATGCGATTACTGAAGAAGCGGCTTTGCGGCAACGGCTGGTTCAGTTAAAAACAGAAATCCATCAGGTTCGGGATCAGTTGAAAAAATCGCGTATCGTGGCCCCGTTTGACGGTTGGATTACTCAGGAGTTTACGGAAGTGGGTCAGTGGGTCGCGGCGGGCGGGCAAGTGGTTGAGATCGTCGATCTCTCCCGTGTGCAGGTCGAGGTCCCGCTCCCGGAACGGTACGTGAAAGACGTTCGCGTCAATGATCCTGTCACAGCGGTGTTCGATGGATTGCCGGGGCTTCGTATGGCGGGGCGTGTGTTTTCGGTCGTCGCGCAGGCCGACCGATCCGCTCGCACCTTCCCGATCAAAGTCGAAATCCCGAACCCAGGGTTGAAGATGAAAAGTGGAATGGTGTCTCGAGTGACTCTAAAGGTGGGAGCACCTTTTCAAGCTGTGGTCGTTCCCAAAGATGCGTTGGTGCTGCGAGGGGGAACAGAGTTTGTCTTCGTGGTTCATGAAGGAACGGTCTCCCAAGTCCCAGTGAAGCCGGAGCTCCACATGGATGAAGGGGTGCAAGTCGTGGGAGAGATTCACGAGGGGATGACCGTTGTGGTCGAAGGAAATGAGCGGCTTCGTCCTGGGCAACCCGTCAGAATTCTGGAGACTCAAGGATAA
- a CDS encoding efflux RND transporter periplasmic adaptor subunit, producing MILKRLSFWVAIGGVILTVVALWGARAISPAPPPLEAPPRNPYAATVAASGIIEAVNENVRIAPPVSGLVTKVYVEVGDHVSRGKPLFQLDDRALRAGLRTRQDSLPSVLARIEEEKIRLKDLQDQLGRLQAVEDRRAVSQDDLQKKWHEVERAKRALIRAKADFHLAKTQRDEAKILLERLTVRAPRSGTILQVNIRAGEYAIVGAQDPYILLGDTERLQVRADIDEVNAPLVRPQSPAVAYLKGSTTRSIPLEFTRIEPYIVPKRSLTGDNRERVDTRVLQVIYRFHKPEFPVYVGQQVDVFIERGQVSKDGIHPSR from the coding sequence ATGATCCTGAAACGGTTGAGTTTTTGGGTCGCGATTGGGGGCGTGATCCTAACGGTCGTGGCGTTATGGGGCGCACGTGCGATTTCTCCAGCGCCTCCTCCCCTCGAAGCGCCTCCCCGGAATCCTTATGCGGCGACGGTTGCCGCATCGGGCATTATCGAAGCGGTGAATGAAAACGTGCGGATCGCGCCACCGGTTTCGGGGCTCGTCACCAAGGTCTACGTTGAGGTCGGAGATCACGTGTCACGGGGGAAGCCGCTGTTTCAACTCGATGATCGTGCCTTGCGTGCAGGTCTTCGGACACGACAGGATTCGCTGCCGTCAGTCTTGGCCCGAATTGAGGAAGAAAAGATTCGTCTCAAAGATCTCCAGGATCAATTGGGACGACTACAGGCCGTTGAAGATCGGCGGGCGGTCAGTCAGGATGATCTGCAAAAAAAATGGCATGAAGTCGAAAGAGCCAAGCGTGCACTCATTCGAGCTAAGGCTGACTTTCATCTGGCCAAAACACAACGGGACGAGGCCAAAATTCTCCTGGAACGGTTAACCGTTCGCGCTCCACGATCAGGGACGATTCTGCAAGTCAATATACGAGCCGGGGAATATGCCATCGTGGGTGCGCAAGACCCCTATATCCTGTTGGGAGACACGGAACGCTTACAGGTGCGCGCGGATATCGACGAAGTCAATGCTCCATTGGTTCGGCCTCAAAGTCCTGCCGTCGCTTATCTCAAAGGATCGACCACACGGTCTATCCCGCTTGAATTTACACGGATTGAACCATACATCGTCCCGAAGCGTTCCTTGACAGGCGACAATCGGGAACGGGTTGATACCCGTGTCCTCCAAGTTATTTATCGATTTCATAAACCAGAATTTCCTGTGTATGTCGGGCAGCAGGTCGATGTCTTCATCGAGCGTGGTCAGGTCTCAAAAGACGGCATCCACCCTTCTCGATAA
- a CDS encoding efflux transporter outer membrane subunit yields the protein MMPYTLRVIVVDWRHSVRFVRYVLAWVLLSLSGCLVGPDYRPPSVDVPSDWNVMTLNGDSTAVPISSHAVPDAAWWQAFENEELSRFITLAVENNHDLRQASFRVMEGRALTIAAGAGLYPQVNVNGSYSRNRRSETILVGPTGGAPEGFAPPGANFDVWNALLDLRWELDLWGRIRRGLEAVEAEAEALEMERRGIVLTLISDVGESYFRLRELDEQIEIAETNLALRQDSLNLLLTRAEAGLISDLDVRRAEILVAESAAQIPELRRQRAAQVHHLEVLTGSPPDALALPRKPLRDVVTQPEIPVGLPADLLARRPDIVQVEHSLMAANARIGEARAYFFPSLSITGNGGFQTSEFDRWFNWASRSMAIGPSITLPIFLGKTNVARLEIAEVRYEQMLQQYHQTILNAFREVSDLLVALQTRAEQLKYQGRQVAAAQDARALAEIRYRKGLVTYLDVLDAQRSVLTAEQSLVSTERARLTEMVALFKAVGGGWDVGEPRGMARRN from the coding sequence ATGATGCCATACACTTTACGCGTCATCGTCGTTGACTGGCGCCACTCGGTTCGTTTTGTCCGGTATGTCCTGGCATGGGTACTTCTGAGTCTTTCCGGATGTCTCGTGGGTCCCGACTACCGGCCGCCGTCCGTTGACGTGCCGAGTGATTGGAATGTGATGACGTTAAACGGTGACAGCACGGCGGTCCCGATTTCGTCGCATGCGGTTCCTGACGCCGCCTGGTGGCAGGCGTTTGAAAATGAGGAACTTTCCAGGTTTATTACCCTAGCCGTCGAGAACAATCATGACCTGCGACAGGCGAGCTTTCGTGTCATGGAAGGCCGGGCGCTGACAATCGCGGCTGGCGCAGGGCTCTATCCTCAGGTCAATGTCAATGGTTCTTACAGTCGGAACCGACGTTCTGAGACCATCTTGGTCGGTCCTACCGGAGGTGCGCCAGAAGGGTTTGCGCCGCCTGGAGCCAATTTCGATGTCTGGAATGCGTTGCTGGATTTGCGGTGGGAGTTAGACCTATGGGGGCGAATACGACGTGGCTTGGAGGCCGTTGAGGCTGAGGCCGAGGCCTTGGAAATGGAGCGACGGGGCATTGTCCTCACGCTCATCAGTGATGTTGGTGAATCGTATTTTCGGCTGCGGGAGCTTGATGAACAGATTGAAATCGCTGAAACAAACCTCGCCCTTCGGCAAGATTCATTGAACTTGCTCCTGACACGGGCAGAGGCAGGCCTGATCTCCGACCTTGATGTGAGACGGGCCGAAATTTTAGTGGCGGAAAGTGCGGCGCAAATTCCGGAACTTCGCAGGCAACGGGCTGCGCAAGTTCACCATCTTGAAGTCTTGACCGGCTCTCCCCCCGACGCATTAGCTCTTCCACGAAAACCGCTGCGGGATGTCGTGACACAACCGGAAATTCCCGTGGGTCTTCCCGCGGACCTGTTAGCGCGCCGGCCCGATATCGTGCAGGTTGAACATTCATTGATGGCTGCCAATGCCAGGATTGGTGAAGCGAGAGCGTACTTTTTCCCCTCCCTGAGCATCACGGGAAATGGTGGGTTTCAGACGAGTGAGTTTGATCGATGGTTTAACTGGGCCAGTCGATCGATGGCTATTGGTCCATCCATCACGCTTCCCATATTCCTCGGAAAGACGAACGTTGCTCGACTCGAAATTGCCGAAGTTCGGTATGAACAAATGCTCCAACAATACCACCAGACGATTTTAAACGCGTTTCGTGAAGTATCGGATCTTCTGGTGGCTTTGCAAACGCGGGCTGAACAACTCAAATACCAAGGCCGTCAGGTGGCAGCGGCTCAAGATGCGCGCGCTTTGGCTGAGATTCGCTATCGAAAAGGCCTCGTGACATACCTCGATGTGCTGGATGCCCAGCGCAGTGTCTTGACGGCGGAACAATCACTGGTTTCCACTGAACGGGCCCGCTTGACGGAAATGGTGGCTCTGTTCAAAGCCGTGGGGGGAGGGTGGGATGTCGGCGAGCCACGAGGGATGGCGAGGCGGAATTGA